One Nocardioides oleivorans DNA segment encodes these proteins:
- a CDS encoding MFS transporter produces the protein MYITVRDRPSSTDKAAASGASTRPPVGRVVIVLGVVSLLTDVSSESVSAILPLYLTMVVGLSPVAYGLIDGLYQGVSALVRLGGGWLSDASDRPKWVAFLGYGLSAVARIFLLFASGAAGIAAVVTADRIGKGIRTAPRDAMISTSTPSEHLGRAFGVHRMLDTIGAALGPLIAFGLLMLVPDGYSVVLVVSLAFALAGVALLGLLGPDVRARREQEKAAAPTPPPFKWRDLADRRLRPLLVVSGVLGLLTVGDGFIYLALLDHGGVNVSWFPLFYVGTNLAYLLLAVPIGRLSDRIGRARILVVGHLALVGAYLCSVLPTSTAAATVGTLALLGTFYAATDGVIAAIAGRLVPVQARTSGIAAAQTVVAVARMLASAGFGLLWFLLGPAVAMGTVAALLVVAVLAAATRISRLDGAEVTP, from the coding sequence ATGTACATCACCGTCCGCGACCGGCCCTCGTCCACCGACAAGGCCGCCGCCTCCGGCGCGTCGACCCGTCCACCGGTCGGCCGGGTCGTCATCGTCCTCGGCGTCGTCTCGCTGCTCACCGACGTCTCCTCGGAGTCGGTCTCGGCGATCCTGCCGCTCTACCTGACCATGGTCGTGGGCCTCTCGCCCGTGGCCTACGGCCTGATCGACGGCCTCTACCAAGGCGTCAGCGCGCTCGTCCGGCTCGGCGGCGGCTGGCTCTCGGACGCCTCCGACCGCCCGAAGTGGGTGGCCTTCCTCGGCTACGGCCTGTCCGCCGTCGCCCGCATCTTCCTGCTCTTCGCCTCCGGCGCCGCGGGCATCGCCGCCGTGGTGACGGCCGACCGCATCGGCAAGGGCATCCGCACCGCACCGCGCGACGCGATGATCAGCACCTCCACGCCCAGCGAACACCTGGGCCGGGCGTTCGGGGTGCACCGGATGCTCGACACGATCGGCGCCGCCCTCGGCCCGCTGATCGCGTTCGGGCTGCTCATGCTCGTGCCCGACGGCTACTCCGTCGTCCTGGTCGTCTCGCTCGCCTTCGCCCTCGCCGGCGTCGCCCTGCTGGGCCTGCTCGGACCGGACGTGCGGGCACGCCGCGAGCAGGAGAAGGCAGCCGCCCCGACGCCGCCGCCGTTCAAGTGGCGCGACCTGGCCGACCGTCGACTGCGCCCGCTCCTCGTCGTCTCCGGCGTGCTCGGCCTGCTGACCGTGGGCGACGGCTTCATCTACCTCGCGCTGCTCGACCACGGCGGGGTCAACGTGTCGTGGTTCCCGCTGTTCTACGTCGGCACCAACCTCGCCTACCTGCTGCTCGCGGTCCCGATCGGCCGGCTGTCCGACCGGATCGGCCGGGCCCGCATCCTCGTCGTGGGGCACCTCGCGCTGGTCGGCGCCTACCTCTGCTCGGTGCTGCCGACGTCGACGGCCGCCGCCACGGTCGGCACCCTCGCCCTGCTCGGCACCTTCTACGCCGCGACCGACGGCGTCATCGCGGCGATCGCGGGCCGGCTGGTCCCGGTGCAGGCGCGCACGAGCGGCATCGCCGCAGCCCAGACCGTCGTCGCCGTGGCCCGCATGCTCGCCTCCGCCGGCTTCGGCCTGCTGTGGTTCCTCCTCGGCCCGGCCGTCGCGATGGGCACCGTGGCCGCGCTGCTGGTGGTGGCGGTGCTCGCCGCGGCGACCCGGATCTCCCGCCTCGACGGAGCCGAGGTCACGCCGTGA
- a CDS encoding VOC family protein, with translation MTSFVSHTTVDCQDAYQLSEWWKELLGYVDVEDDPNEPGHEECMILDPGTGHSILFIEVPDEVLPAKRIHFDLRPREGSRDEEIERVRAMGATELDDQRGQYGPGTGWVVFADPEGNQFCILRSQAEVDAGPPPPASD, from the coding sequence ATGACCTCCTTCGTGTCGCACACGACCGTCGACTGCCAGGACGCCTACCAGCTCTCGGAGTGGTGGAAGGAGCTCCTCGGCTACGTCGACGTCGAGGACGACCCCAACGAGCCGGGCCACGAGGAGTGCATGATCCTCGACCCCGGGACGGGCCACAGCATCCTCTTCATCGAGGTGCCCGACGAGGTGCTGCCGGCCAAGCGGATCCACTTCGACCTGCGTCCGCGCGAGGGCAGTCGCGACGAGGAGATCGAGCGTGTCCGCGCGATGGGTGCCACCGAGCTCGACGACCAGCGCGGGCAGTACGGCCCCGGCACCGGGTGGGTCGTGTTCGCCGACCCCGAGGGCAACCAGTTCTGCATCCTGCGCTCGCAGGCCGAGGTGGACGCGGGCCCGCCGCCGCCCGCGAGCGACTGA
- a CDS encoding LuxR C-terminal-related transcriptional regulator, translating into MSQGTSRADHRVLIVDDHVLFAESLELALSLEGYDVRRLELPEEGGSMATVRSLALRANPRTVLLDLDLGRFGDGMNLIAPLARAHANVVVLTASEDVGRWGACMRMGARKVLPKSGALQQALSTVRRLHQGLPVVTREELEGLLEVWARDRQVSDDIRRRLDLLTPRERQVLGSLIDGHTVRDISQKSVVSEATVRTQVKSILGKLEVSSQLAAVGMANQIGWKVGV; encoded by the coding sequence ATGTCGCAGGGCACCTCGCGCGCTGACCACCGCGTCCTCATCGTCGACGACCACGTCCTGTTCGCGGAGTCGCTCGAGCTGGCCCTCTCCCTGGAGGGCTACGACGTACGCCGCCTCGAGCTGCCCGAGGAGGGTGGCTCGATGGCGACCGTGCGGTCCCTCGCGCTGCGGGCCAACCCCCGCACCGTGCTGCTCGACCTCGATCTCGGCAGGTTCGGCGACGGGATGAACCTCATCGCGCCGCTCGCCCGGGCCCACGCCAACGTCGTGGTGCTCACCGCGTCGGAGGACGTCGGCCGGTGGGGCGCGTGCATGCGGATGGGAGCGCGCAAGGTGCTCCCCAAGAGCGGCGCGCTCCAGCAGGCGCTCTCCACCGTGCGCCGCCTGCACCAGGGCCTCCCGGTCGTGACCCGCGAGGAGCTCGAGGGACTCCTCGAGGTCTGGGCCCGCGACCGTCAGGTCAGCGACGACATCCGGCGCCGCCTCGACCTGCTCACCCCGCGCGAGCGCCAGGTGCTCGGCTCGCTCATCGACGGGCACACCGTGCGCGACATCTCGCAGAAGAGCGTGGTCTCGGAGGCGACGGTCCGCACCCAGGTCAAGTCGATCCTCGGCAAGCTCGAGGTCTCCTCACAGCTCGCCGCGGTGGGGATGGCCAACCAGATCGGCTGGAAGGTCGGCGTGTGA
- a CDS encoding helix-turn-helix transcriptional regulator — MASQGPVWVVSPHLLVAQAVAAALSSVGTSAEAHAWEPAIRDRGAGVTAPGETRHLVVILDGVEGAEVVDQVTRLVREGDVRVVVVTSDDGAVQWGGLLASDAVDVVTVTTSVVQLAEVVERLMAGTSSMDPSGRLALQASWARALARRRSITAMMATLSPQQRRVLELLASGRRVAEVGDTLGVAHGTVRSHVKALRAKLGARNQLEAVAMWHQIDRPGDSGGRVPRPRRESTSGAVKGRR, encoded by the coding sequence ATGGCATCACAGGGACCCGTCTGGGTGGTGTCCCCCCACCTGCTGGTGGCGCAGGCAGTCGCCGCCGCACTGTCGTCGGTGGGCACGAGCGCGGAGGCCCACGCGTGGGAGCCGGCGATCCGTGACCGGGGCGCGGGAGTCACCGCTCCCGGGGAGACGCGCCACCTGGTGGTGATCCTCGACGGCGTCGAGGGGGCCGAGGTGGTGGACCAGGTCACCCGTCTCGTCCGCGAGGGCGACGTACGCGTCGTGGTGGTCACCTCCGACGACGGCGCCGTCCAGTGGGGCGGTCTCCTCGCGAGCGACGCGGTCGACGTGGTCACCGTGACGACCTCGGTGGTCCAGCTCGCCGAGGTCGTCGAGCGCCTCATGGCCGGGACGTCCTCGATGGACCCGTCCGGCCGGCTCGCGCTCCAGGCCTCGTGGGCCCGCGCGCTGGCCCGTCGCCGCAGCATCACCGCGATGATGGCGACCCTCTCCCCGCAGCAGCGGCGCGTGCTCGAGCTGCTCGCCTCCGGCCGTCGGGTCGCCGAGGTCGGCGACACCCTGGGGGTGGCGCACGGCACGGTGCGCAGCCACGTGAAGGCGCTGCGGGCCAAGCTCGGCGCCCGCAACCAGCTCGAGGCGGTCGCGATGTGGCACCAGATCGACCGCCCCGGTGACAGCGGCGGGCGGGTGCCTCGACCGCGCAGGGAGAGCACGTCGGGAGCGGTGAAAGGACGTCGATAG
- a CDS encoding TolB family protein: MSTRVRILAFMAIVVVLVVGAGVYVLREGSEVRAERAAEPAAPQAPVADVADGPRIVFRHTGIDNEYGVVAMVALDDPSGPRAFTGVACDRVAARPDGASCLVTDRGVVTSYEDKELDADWDEVDTTALPGIPSRTRLSPDGTLAATTVFVSGHSYMSTGFSTATEVHEFGGGKRWGNLEKFQLVIDGRPVNPLDRNIWGVTFVDDRAFYATVGTGGTTYLVRGDLEARTLTAVSEHAECPSISPDGTRVAFKVDVDPGRKIVWQIAVMDLATGDRTLLADGPRGLDDQVAWLDDDTILYGLPRADEPGVTDVWSVAAAADATPELLIEQAWSPTVVP; this comes from the coding sequence GTGAGCACCCGCGTCCGCATCCTGGCGTTCATGGCCATCGTGGTGGTCCTGGTCGTCGGCGCCGGGGTCTACGTGCTGCGCGAGGGCAGCGAGGTCCGTGCCGAGCGGGCCGCGGAGCCCGCCGCCCCGCAGGCCCCGGTCGCCGACGTCGCCGACGGACCGCGGATCGTCTTCCGCCACACCGGCATCGACAACGAGTACGGCGTCGTGGCGATGGTCGCCCTCGACGACCCCAGCGGACCCCGCGCCTTCACCGGGGTGGCGTGCGACCGGGTCGCCGCCCGGCCCGACGGAGCCTCGTGCCTGGTCACCGACCGCGGGGTCGTGACGTCGTACGAGGACAAGGAGCTCGACGCCGACTGGGACGAGGTCGACACCACCGCGCTGCCCGGCATCCCGAGCCGCACCCGGCTCTCCCCCGACGGCACGCTGGCCGCGACTACGGTCTTCGTGTCCGGCCACTCCTACATGTCGACCGGCTTCTCCACCGCGACCGAGGTGCACGAGTTCGGCGGCGGCAAGCGGTGGGGCAACCTGGAGAAGTTCCAGCTCGTCATCGACGGCAGGCCGGTCAACCCGCTCGACCGCAACATCTGGGGAGTCACCTTCGTCGACGACCGAGCGTTCTACGCCACGGTCGGGACCGGGGGCACCACCTACCTGGTCCGGGGCGACCTCGAGGCGCGCACCCTGACGGCGGTCTCCGAGCACGCCGAGTGCCCGTCCATCTCGCCCGACGGCACCCGGGTCGCGTTCAAGGTCGACGTCGACCCCGGGCGCAAGATCGTGTGGCAGATCGCGGTCATGGACCTCGCGACCGGGGACCGCACGCTCCTCGCCGACGGACCGCGCGGCCTCGACGACCAGGTGGCCTGGCTCGACGACGACACGATCCTCTACGGCCTGCCCCGCGCCGACGAGCCGGGCGTCACCGACGTCTGGTCGGTCGCCGCCGCGGCCGACGCCACGCCGGAGCTGCTCATCGAGCAGGCGTGGTCGCCGACCGTCGTGCCGTGA
- a CDS encoding 3'(2'),5'-bisphosphate nucleotidase CysQ — MIDPTTLDDHAFAVWAAERAGAVLLDVRAGAEAAGLEGKALKDAGDAAAQAELDRVLTQHRPDDSVLSEEAADDKSRLTASRVWIIDPLDGTREFSEPPRDDWAVHVALWQDGDLVAGAVAQPALGETFSTGRPSVVPPRTSDRPRIAVSRSRPPAFVEALAAELDAELVPMGSAGVKVMSVVRDVADAYVHAGGQYQWDNAAPVAVARAAGLHCSRVDGSPIVYNEDDTSLPDLIVCRPELAEEIVDFVRRHGTD; from the coding sequence ATGATCGACCCCACCACGCTCGACGACCACGCCTTCGCCGTCTGGGCGGCCGAGCGGGCCGGTGCCGTCCTGCTCGACGTACGCGCCGGTGCCGAGGCCGCCGGCCTCGAGGGCAAGGCGCTCAAGGACGCCGGCGACGCCGCTGCGCAGGCCGAGCTCGACCGGGTGCTCACCCAGCACCGCCCCGACGACTCGGTGCTGTCGGAGGAGGCCGCGGACGACAAGTCGCGCCTGACCGCGAGCCGCGTGTGGATCATCGACCCGCTCGACGGCACCCGTGAGTTCTCCGAGCCGCCGCGCGACGACTGGGCCGTCCACGTGGCGCTCTGGCAGGACGGCGACCTGGTCGCCGGCGCCGTCGCCCAGCCGGCCCTGGGGGAGACCTTCAGCACCGGCCGGCCGAGCGTCGTGCCGCCACGCACCTCCGACCGCCCGCGCATCGCGGTCTCGCGCAGCCGTCCGCCGGCCTTCGTCGAGGCATTGGCCGCCGAGCTCGACGCCGAGCTCGTCCCGATGGGCAGTGCGGGCGTGAAGGTGATGAGCGTGGTGCGCGACGTCGCCGACGCCTACGTCCACGCCGGCGGCCAGTACCAGTGGGACAACGCCGCGCCCGTCGCGGTCGCCCGTGCGGCCGGCCTGCACTGCAGCCGCGTCGACGGCTCGCCGATCGTCTACAACGAGGACGACACGTCCCTGCCCGACCTCATCGTGTGCCGCCCCGAGCTCGCCGAGGAGATCGTCGACTTCGTCCGGCGCCACGGCACCGACTGA
- a CDS encoding exopolysaccharide biosynthesis polyprenyl glycosylphosphotransferase: MTQVVNDVVGADTALLRTPIPAPRGIRSAARFAPADVPLPQLVASIPTIPSVSTVPVSPATLVRRPSSGLALALDVLISLALAATAVALGIASVTVAAVAAAGWPLLLVATGRYRRPALGQGRLVRPGLVLRTGGRAAVVALAVSPMLWTTHLIAFATLVAACAVASAVPAFVGVRRRGLRLVLAGRPRDVREALESMSPGTGHEVVAACLTRTSKESLGDLPTYVGFESSSSVAHHHGADALVVLPGAGLEPVEVRRLHWSLAGVGTELYLGTGLLDVEPQRTRVVSSGGLDVLHVTQPALDGPRRLVKDVVERSVALVALVVALPVLAALCLAIRRETPGPAIFRQQRIGRDGVPFTMLKLRSMGIEAEEEKSGLSNEGDGVLFKIRLDPRITPLGQKLRKFSLDELPQLWNVVRGDMSLVGPRPALPGEVARYDVDPRRRLVVKPGVTGLWQVSGRSDLTWAESVRLDLKYVDNWSLRLDLTILARTVQAVLGHRGAY, encoded by the coding sequence ATGACTCAGGTCGTGAACGACGTGGTGGGCGCGGACACCGCCCTGCTGCGGACGCCGATCCCGGCGCCGCGTGGCATCCGTTCGGCAGCCCGGTTCGCGCCGGCCGACGTGCCCCTCCCCCAGCTCGTCGCGTCGATCCCGACGATCCCGTCGGTGTCCACCGTGCCGGTCTCGCCGGCGACGCTCGTGCGCCGCCCGTCGAGCGGCCTGGCACTCGCCCTCGACGTGCTGATCTCCCTCGCGCTCGCCGCGACGGCCGTGGCCCTCGGCATCGCGTCGGTCACCGTCGCAGCCGTCGCCGCAGCCGGGTGGCCACTCCTGCTCGTGGCCACCGGGCGCTACCGCCGCCCGGCCCTCGGCCAGGGACGCCTCGTCCGGCCCGGACTGGTCCTGCGCACCGGCGGACGCGCCGCCGTGGTCGCGCTGGCCGTGTCGCCGATGCTGTGGACCACCCACCTGATCGCCTTCGCCACGCTCGTCGCCGCGTGCGCGGTCGCCAGCGCGGTCCCCGCCTTCGTCGGCGTACGCCGCCGGGGCCTGCGCCTGGTCCTGGCCGGCCGTCCGCGCGACGTCCGCGAGGCCCTCGAGTCGATGTCGCCGGGCACGGGCCACGAGGTCGTCGCGGCCTGCCTGACCCGGACCTCGAAGGAGTCGCTGGGCGACCTGCCGACCTACGTCGGCTTCGAGAGCTCCTCGTCCGTGGCGCACCACCACGGCGCCGACGCGCTCGTCGTGCTCCCCGGGGCGGGCCTGGAGCCCGTCGAGGTGCGCCGGCTGCACTGGTCGCTCGCCGGCGTCGGCACCGAGCTCTACCTCGGCACCGGCCTCCTCGACGTCGAGCCGCAGCGCACCCGGGTCGTGTCGTCGGGTGGCCTCGACGTCCTGCACGTCACGCAGCCCGCGCTCGACGGTCCGCGTCGCCTGGTCAAGGACGTGGTCGAGCGCTCGGTCGCCCTCGTGGCCCTCGTCGTCGCGCTGCCGGTGCTCGCCGCGCTGTGCCTCGCGATCCGCCGCGAGACGCCCGGCCCGGCGATCTTCCGCCAGCAGCGCATCGGCCGCGACGGCGTGCCGTTCACCATGCTCAAGCTCCGCTCGATGGGGATCGAGGCGGAGGAGGAGAAGTCGGGCCTGTCCAACGAGGGCGACGGCGTCCTGTTCAAGATCCGGCTCGACCCGCGCATCACCCCGCTGGGACAGAAGCTCCGCAAGTTCTCCCTCGACGAGCTGCCGCAGCTGTGGAACGTCGTCCGGGGCGACATGTCGCTCGTCGGCCCGCGACCGGCGCTGCCGGGCGAGGTCGCCCGCTACGACGTCGACCCGCGCCGCCGCCTCGTGGTGAAGCCGGGGGTGACCGGGCTGTGGCAGGTGTCGGGACGCTCCGACCTCACCTGGGCCGAGTCGGTGCGCCTCGACCTGAAGTACGTCGACAACTGGTCGCTGCGACTCGATCTCACCATCCTGGCCCGCACCGTGCAGGCGGTCCTCGGGCACCGCGGGGCCTACTGA
- a CDS encoding sensor histidine kinase, with the protein MRDTAQYVGGQHQRVGTRGVGVLAFMVLVWTGRGGLPSLGAASAQSQSVADGLVGGIFVAGAALAAVVSWRRHQATAGWTFAVGALVALQSLVVALPAIASPPPRVAADFTLLLAIGLFGLVCVLGALRGLRREPQVGDDVFGVGIGMGVLAAGHLLLLVPMDSPPPMPMLVLLGVLVSTHLLTVALVAVQRVLPAATVRLLAATVLVVAAGMVVKLAELHGTAWDVLTSLGFAAVGATWSAAAWGCIQGASERQADRQRREIAFAVQATERDRRERMHELRSTLAGLVQGSSLLDDLDLPAETRQRLLGSVRRELDRMMRLVSGEEEQATDIDLEDALGRMADLQHLKGRTVELHTSGDAVHARYDTLAEVVNILVDNAATHGGTDVSRIEVVQRDEETVDITVSDRGRGIAEDDRERIFGWGDRGEDSPGEGIGLNLAQRLVEEEGGSLRLAEETGPGSAFVISLPAARRSSENAIDAGSLFLEEVDHVAGHLAR; encoded by the coding sequence ATGCGCGACACAGCGCAGTACGTGGGGGGACAGCACCAGCGCGTGGGGACGCGCGGTGTCGGTGTCCTGGCATTCATGGTCCTGGTGTGGACCGGGAGGGGCGGCCTGCCGTCCCTCGGGGCTGCGAGTGCGCAGTCCCAGTCGGTGGCGGACGGACTGGTCGGCGGCATCTTCGTCGCCGGCGCCGCGCTGGCCGCCGTGGTCAGCTGGCGTCGTCACCAGGCGACGGCCGGCTGGACCTTCGCCGTGGGGGCGCTGGTCGCCCTCCAGTCGCTGGTGGTGGCGCTGCCCGCCATCGCCAGCCCGCCGCCGCGGGTCGCGGCGGACTTCACGCTCCTGCTCGCCATCGGCCTCTTCGGCCTGGTGTGCGTGCTCGGCGCGCTCCGCGGCCTGCGCCGCGAGCCGCAGGTGGGCGACGACGTGTTCGGCGTCGGGATCGGGATGGGAGTGCTGGCCGCCGGCCACCTGCTCCTCCTGGTGCCGATGGACAGCCCGCCGCCGATGCCCATGCTCGTCCTGCTGGGCGTGCTGGTCAGCACGCACCTGCTCACGGTCGCCCTGGTCGCGGTCCAGCGGGTGCTGCCCGCCGCCACCGTCCGGCTCCTGGCCGCCACCGTCCTGGTGGTCGCCGCCGGGATGGTCGTGAAGCTCGCCGAGCTGCACGGCACCGCCTGGGACGTGCTCACCTCGCTCGGGTTCGCCGCCGTCGGCGCCACCTGGTCGGCTGCCGCGTGGGGCTGCATCCAGGGAGCCTCCGAGCGTCAGGCCGACCGGCAGCGCCGGGAGATCGCGTTCGCCGTCCAGGCGACCGAGCGCGATCGCCGCGAGCGGATGCACGAGCTGCGCAGCACGCTCGCCGGACTGGTGCAGGGGTCGTCGCTGCTCGACGACCTCGACCTGCCCGCCGAGACGCGGCAGCGGCTCCTGGGCTCCGTCCGACGCGAGCTCGACCGGATGATGCGCCTGGTCTCGGGCGAGGAGGAGCAGGCCACCGACATCGACCTCGAGGACGCGCTCGGCCGGATGGCCGACCTCCAGCACCTCAAGGGCCGCACCGTCGAGCTGCACACCAGCGGCGACGCGGTCCACGCCCGCTACGACACGCTCGCGGAGGTCGTCAACATCCTCGTCGACAACGCCGCGACGCACGGCGGGACCGACGTCAGCCGGATCGAGGTCGTCCAGCGCGACGAGGAGACCGTCGACATCACCGTGTCCGACCGGGGTCGCGGCATCGCCGAGGACGACCGCGAGCGGATCTTCGGCTGGGGCGACCGGGGCGAGGACTCCCCCGGTGAAGGCATCGGGCTGAACCTCGCGCAGCGCCTGGTGGAGGAGGAGGGCGGGTCGCTCCGGCTCGCCGAGGAGACGGGTCCCGGGTCCGCGTTCGTCATCTCCCTGCCGGCCGCGCGCCGGTCCTCGGAGAACGCCATCGACGCCGGCTCGCTCTTCCTCGAGGAGGTGGACCATGTCGCAGGGCACCTCGCGCGCTGA
- the asnB gene encoding asparagine synthase (glutamine-hydrolyzing) — MGGIGGVRVFSGGPVAAEELRDMTERLRHRGPDASGTWTGDGVGLTHTRMAIIDEQHSRQPMQSADGRWVVVLDGEIVNHDSLRTQLSYPFGSHGDTEVVVAGLSIEGISFVERLRGQFALVAHDRRTDTTHLVRDRLGILPLHYRHVPGGIAFASEVKALLTIGPTPGVDHRSLDTYLATHYVPAPDTLFEGVKKVRPAHRVSVMPGGHLEEVQYWTPPESDADGTWTASDAVEAVGDGVREAVRGALVADVPVGAYLSGDLGSALTVAQMRQLRGDEPVHTFSAGLGAPTDDDRASARRVSELLGTRHHEVHVHPHELEELWSRLTWHRDAPISDLADVAAFGLARAAREHVGVVLSGDGGEELFGGHGRYRYARFAERTLALPAPMRSRLAGSVQRRMGAPFTAAERHRLLGAAAPAERRTSPALGSDAVDRMLRHDLRHDLPDHLLERSDRMSKAASLEVRPALLDHRLVELAFRLPTSLKVRAGSTQWVLREVARPLLPDEVIDPRRSASRPDLAGWMRDGLRRGARDRLTGSGSWVAQTLDRSLVGDLVDRHERGDRTARDVDVRLWTLLALETWHECFFGTPPTLPLPRQASPAVTRVPTS, encoded by the coding sequence ATGGGAGGCATCGGGGGGGTCCGGGTCTTCTCGGGCGGGCCGGTCGCAGCCGAGGAGCTGCGCGACATGACCGAGCGGCTGCGACACCGCGGACCGGACGCATCGGGGACGTGGACGGGCGACGGTGTCGGCCTGACCCACACCCGGATGGCCATCATCGACGAGCAGCACTCGCGCCAGCCGATGCAGTCCGCGGACGGCCGGTGGGTGGTGGTGCTCGACGGCGAGATCGTCAACCACGACAGCCTGCGGACCCAGCTGTCGTACCCCTTCGGCTCGCACGGCGACACCGAGGTCGTGGTCGCCGGGCTCTCGATCGAGGGGATCAGCTTCGTCGAGCGCCTGCGCGGCCAGTTCGCCCTGGTCGCCCACGACCGGCGCACCGACACCACGCACCTCGTGCGTGACCGGCTGGGGATCCTGCCGCTGCACTACCGCCACGTGCCCGGTGGCATCGCCTTCGCGTCCGAGGTGAAGGCCCTCCTGACGATCGGCCCGACCCCGGGCGTGGACCACCGCAGCCTCGACACCTACCTCGCCACCCACTACGTGCCGGCCCCGGACACCCTGTTCGAGGGGGTCAAGAAGGTGCGTCCCGCACACCGCGTGTCGGTGATGCCGGGTGGGCACCTCGAGGAGGTCCAGTACTGGACACCGCCGGAGTCCGACGCCGACGGCACCTGGACCGCCAGCGACGCGGTCGAGGCGGTCGGCGACGGCGTCCGCGAGGCCGTGCGCGGGGCCCTCGTGGCCGACGTGCCGGTGGGCGCCTACCTGTCCGGCGACCTCGGCAGCGCGCTCACGGTCGCCCAGATGCGGCAGCTGCGCGGTGACGAGCCGGTGCACACGTTCTCCGCCGGCCTCGGCGCGCCCACCGACGACGACCGGGCCTCGGCCCGTCGGGTCAGCGAGCTGCTCGGGACCCGCCACCACGAGGTGCACGTGCACCCGCACGAGCTCGAGGAGCTCTGGAGCAGGCTCACCTGGCACCGCGACGCCCCCATCTCCGACCTCGCCGACGTGGCGGCCTTCGGGCTGGCTCGTGCCGCGCGCGAGCACGTCGGCGTGGTGCTCTCCGGCGACGGCGGCGAGGAGCTCTTCGGCGGCCACGGGCGCTACCGCTACGCCCGCTTCGCCGAGCGGACGCTGGCCCTGCCGGCACCGATGCGCAGCCGGCTCGCCGGCTCCGTGCAGCGCCGGATGGGTGCGCCGTTCACCGCCGCCGAGCGGCACCGGCTGCTGGGGGCCGCAGCGCCCGCCGAGCGGCGTACGTCGCCCGCGCTGGGCAGCGACGCCGTCGACCGGATGCTGCGCCACGACCTGCGCCACGACCTGCCCGACCACCTCCTCGAGCGCTCGGACCGCATGTCGAAGGCCGCCTCGCTCGAGGTGCGACCGGCGCTGCTCGACCACCGGCTCGTCGAGCTGGCCTTCCGGCTGCCGACGTCGCTCAAGGTCCGAGCGGGCTCCACGCAGTGGGTGCTGCGCGAGGTCGCGCGCCCGCTGCTGCCGGACGAGGTCATCGACCCGCGCAGGTCCGCCTCGCGACCCGACCTGGCCGGCTGGATGCGCGACGGGCTGCGACGCGGCGCCCGCGACCGGCTCACCGGCTCCGGCTCCTGGGTCGCGCAGACCCTCGACCGGTCGCTCGTCGGCGACCTCGTCGACCGGCACGAGCGCGGCGACCGGACCGCCCGCGACGTCGACGTACGCCTCTGGACGCTGCTCGCCCTGGAGACCTGGCACGAGTGCTTCTTCGGCACGCCGCCGACGCTCCCGCTGCCGCGTCAGGCGTCGCCTGCGGTCACCCGGGTGCCGACGTCCTGA